A region of Toxorhynchites rutilus septentrionalis strain SRP chromosome 1, ASM2978413v1, whole genome shotgun sequence DNA encodes the following proteins:
- the LOC129761981 gene encoding microsomal glutathione S-transferase 1-like produces MSNVLDDVDPELFRTYAFWNVILVVKMLAMSQLTSLTRFRKMAFANPEDVSPLSRKLKPKFDDPDVERMRRAHRNDLENILPFFVVAFLYLLTRPDPTLATHLIRAAAIGRIVHSIVYAVIVLPQPARLLSYGMTLLVTGFMACKCILHFL; encoded by the exons ATGAGCAACGTTTTGGACGATGTGGACCCTGAACTGTTCCGAACGTACGCCTTCTGGAACGTGATATTGGTAGTGAAAATGCTGGCCATGTCCCAGCTCACAAGTCTCACGAGATTTCGGAAAATG GCTTTTGCGAATCCTGAGGATGTCTCACCATTAAGCCGTAAGCTCAAACCCAAATTCGATGATCCTGACGTCGAACGGATGCGCAG AGCTCATCGGAACGATCTGGAGAACATTCTGCCTTTTTTCGTGGTTGCCTTTCTCTACCTACTGACCCGTCCGGATCCGACACTGGCCACGCACCTGATTCGAGCGGCTGCCATCGGGCGAATCGTGCATAGCATTGTTTACGCAGTGATCGTTCTGCCCCAACCTGCGCGTTTGTTGAGCTACGGGATGACGTTGCTTGTTACAGGATTCATGGCTTGCAAGTGTATCTTGCACTTTTTGTAG